Within the Acinetobacter radioresistens DSM 6976 = NBRC 102413 = CIP 103788 genome, the region GTAATGCAATACCGGAAGCATTAAATGTCTGTGGACTTTCATTAGAGAGCTTACAGCAAACCGGTCTGGAACCAGTTCAGGCTATGCAAATGTTTGATCAGTGGCTTAGCTCACTTGTAAGAGATCAACGACTGGTCTTTGTAGGTTTAAATGCCGGATTTGACTGGTCGTTTATTAACTATTATTTCTGGGCATTTTTAGGGCATAACCCATTTGGAATCAGCGCGCTGGATATTAAGTCTTATTTTATGGCTGCCCAGCACTGTAAATGGTCAGAAACCAGTTCACGGCATATGGACCGACTATTACATCCAAAGCTAAGTAAAAATCACAATGCTCTAGATGATGCTTTATATCAGGCAGAGCTGTTTAGGCTAATACGGGGTCAGCAGTTAAAGATGAACCGTCCGCTTGGCTAACTCAGCAAATCAACGCCTTAAAGCTGGATATTCTTTTCTAGGTTCAGCAGAATTGTTTTATTATCCAGTCCACCCGCAAAACCAGTTAATGCACCACTAGCTCCTATTACCCGATGACAAGGTGCAATTATTGAAATCGGATTACGACCATTTGCAGCACCTACGGCGCGCATCGCCTTAGGTCGACCAATCGCTTGAGCAATCTGCCCATAACTACGGGTCTGTCCATAAGGAATTTTTAACAGTTCGGTCCAGACCAGTTTCTGAAACTCTGTTCCGGCAAAGTCTAGCGGTATGTCAAATCGCTGCCGGTTTCCCTCAAAGTATTCTTCAAGCTGCTGGCGTACCTGAAGCAAAACCGGATGCTCCGGCTCAACCACCAGTTCTGCCAGCTGAATACGTTTAGGTTGCTCATTTTCCCAAAGAACGGCTACCAGTGCTTTCTCGTTTGCGATCAGCCTTAAACGGCCCACTGGAGAATCCATATACTGCATTGCAAGTTTCATATTTTTTTACCTGCCTCTAATTGCTTGAAGATAATTTCATCAGAACCAATCCAGATACAATCAGTACTGCTGCCAGCATTCGCATTGCTCCTGCCGGTTCATTTAAAATAAAAATCCCCAGTAAAAAAGAACCGATTGCGCCTATTCCTGTCCAGACAGTATAAGCTGTACCTAGAGGTAAAGTCCGCATCGAAATAGAGAGCAGCACTACACTCAGTATCATAAAAACAATCGTAATTACGCTTGGGCCTAAGCGAGTAAAGCCTTCTGAAAGCTTCATTGAGTAAGCCCAAACTACTTCAAAAAGACCTGCTAAGAGTAATAGTAACCATGCCATCCGGTCTTTTCCTTTCTCGTCAGGCCGTCCTGACAATTTTTCCACTATGGGGAGGCCGTTCCTCCTGAAACTTTGATTATTTTAACTGAGCTTTTCCAGATAAACAGTAGCTCAATACAAAGGTATCTTTTGCTCAGATTCCATTCATTTAAATTTAAAATCTCTTGAGCTTTAAGTAAACCCTAAAAATAGTGTTACAGCAGATGGGGAAAAATTTATCAAAGTTATGCACAAAAGCCAAACTTCACTTCCAGATAAGTATATAGCTTTAAAAAAGCCTTGTTCTACAGGCTGTAGCTATAAATTAGACAGTTCAAATTTTAGACACTGGCTAATAAAAATACTTGCTTTTGGAGTGATTAAGTCAATAAAAAAGGATTCAGTTGAATCCTTTTTATACTTTTTTTGTCTAATTAATAAGCAATTGATAGTTAATTGTTTATATTTCACCCAAGTTATCCCTAGCGTTATCAACAAGGATATCCATAGAGTTATAAACAAAGTTATCCACAGACCTTATCGAGTTATTTAAAATAGCTTAAACTTCTACACTGCCTACTTTATTCAGTTCAGCCCGCATCTCATCAATGACATTTTTATAATCTGGTTTTCCAAAAATGGCTGAACCTGCTACAAACATATCTGCACCTGCTTCAGCAATTTCACGAATATTGGCAGGTCCTACGCCACCATCTACCTCTAAACGGATATCACGGCCACTTGCGTCAATAATCTTGCGTACCTGACGTAGTTTTTCTAAAGTCATTGGAATAAATTTCTGGCCGCCGAACCCTGGGTTTACACTCATTAACAGAATCTGGTCTACCTTATCCAGTACATAGTCCAGATAATGCAATGGAGTTGCTGGGTTAAACACCAGCCCAGCTTGCGCTCCGCCAGATTTGATCAGTTGTAAAGAGCGGTCAATATGGTCAGATGCTTCTGGATGAAAGGTAATAATGTCCGCCCCTGCGTCCAGAAAGTCACCGATTGTGCGATCAACTGGTGAAACCATCAGATGTACATCAATGGGTGCCTGAATACCATATTTTTTGAGCGCCTTGCATACACCCGCCCCAAAAGTAAGATTAGGCACATAATGATTATCCATTACATCGAAATGAACTACATCAGCACCGGCTGCCAATACTTTTTCCACATCTTCACCGAGACGGGCAAAATCTGCAGATAAAATTGAAGGTGCAATTAGATAGGGCTTGGACATCGGAGGACCTGGCTTGAGAAATTGACTATTGTATTATTATAGCAAAAAGCTCCTGATTACTGGGCACTAAAGCATAAATGCAATCCCTGTTGAGACAGGTATTAAAATTTTGAGGAAGTACTTTGAGTAAAACTCTGCTACAGTATGCTTGTTATTGAGAATGAGAAGCAACATGAATAGTCGCACAGAAATTGATACTCAAGATGCTGGTCGTATAGCTAAACGTCTGGTAAATCACTGGAAACACAAGTTTGAAATTGAAGAGCATGGGACAGCTTTTACAATTGTTATGCCAGATGCAAAAGTCATTTTAACCCCTGAAACTGAACAGTTAGCTGTTCAGGTAGAAAGTCAACGTGCCGAAGATGAGCATCAACGTCTGGAAAAAGTCGTTATTGATCATCTGAATCGCATGGCACAACAGGAATTTCAGGCACAATGGCGAGCATACTAGAAGTATGCTCTGTATCATTCAAGCTTATTTCTCTTCCAGCTGGATGGCATGAAACTGTAAGTGGTCATCCATAAAGCTTTGAATAAAATAGTAACCATGATCATAGCCAGTATGCTGGCGCAAGCGTAGTGGCTGGCTTGCCTGTTTGCAGGCCTGTGCAAACAGTTCAGGATTGAGCTGGTCATAGAATTGATCATCCAGCCCCTGATCAATCAGGATTTCAGGAAATAAGGTACCTTTTTGTGTCACCAGCTGTACAGCGTCGTGTTTAGTCCACTGCTGGTGGTCTTCACCCAAGTAATGTCGAAATGCTTTTTCTCCCCACGGACACTGACACGGTGCGCAGATCGGTGCAAATGCGGATACCGATTTAAACTTTTCCGGATATTTCAATGCTAGCGTCAAGGCACCATGGCCACCCATAGAATGTCCGAATATCCCGACTTTATCGGTCTGCACTGGAAAGTTTTTCAGAATTGCCGGATAAAGCTCATCTGTCACATAACTTTCCATCTGGTAATGTTCAGACCATGGCTCTGCACAGGCATTAATATAAAAGCCAGCGCCTTGGCCTAAGTCCCAACTGTCTCCCTGGGCAACATTTTCCCCTCTTGGCGAAGTATCAGGAGAGACCAGAATTAGTCCGAGCTGGGCAGCAAGTCGCTGGGCGTGGGCTTTAATTGCAAAGGTTTCTTCGGTACAGGTTAAGCCTGCCAGATAAAATAAAGTGGTGCAGGGTTCATCCAGCAGCGCCTGAGGTGGCAAAAAAATACTAAAACGGCTCTCACCCTTCAGATATTTTGAAGTCCACTGATAAATACGCTGTTCACCATCAAAGCAACGATTGGTCTGCAATAGTTCCATATTCTTATTCCTTTTATTTTCCTGCCCTTTCGAGCTGAGCAGACTGGGATACAGCTAATGATAAATTAGGCTGATTTGCTGTGGTAGCCGGGAACAGGCGCTGTTCCAGTTGAGGCAACATCAGTTCCATATTTTTGCCGATGACCCACTGAGGCTCAGAAGGATCAAAACCTTGAGCATTCTCCCAAGTCGCTACCGTACTGCGTGCCTGTTCAAACGCCGTTTTTAAGGAAGACTGTTCACGCATAGCCTGATCAAAGAAAGCCCGCCCAAAATAAGTATAGTCAGCTTCATTGGAGCAGCCAAATGAAGCACGGTCAGCAGCAGAAGCTGTGATAATTAAAGTGTTGGCAGACTGCAAGGCCGGTATAAAACTGCCAGAATAGCAGGCAGAAATTACAATTACACGCCAGCGGATACCGGAACGGTCCAATGCTTCACGTAGCCATTTTGGATCAACCTGATCCAGCTCTAAAGGCGCATTTTCAATTTCAAACTGATTTTGCAGTCCGTGTGAAGTCATATATAAAAATAGCACATCACTTTCACGGTTCATTTGCTGCCCGATACGGCGTAGCGCCAGATTAATGCTGGTTCTAGAAGCAATAGGTATTTCAGTACGGGTTTCTGGGTTATTAATTAGCATTACCGAACGGCCGAATGTTCCGAAACGGGTATCAAACTGTTCCCTAATCCGTTTTACTTCAGATTTAAAAACATCCTGATAGCTGGCGCCAGCGACACCCAAGAAATACCAGTGCGTTTGAGCAAACTCACCATACTCCACATCTTCTAGAGTACGATTCAGTATTTGACTCTGCTTATAGAAAGCCTCTTCAGAAAATGATGGCGGGACACTTTCTACTTTCCAGATTGGCTGGTCTTTAACTGACATCTGCCATACGACCAATGTAATAAATGTCGCCAGCATGATCAGGGCAAATTCCCACCACGGCCATTTTAGTTCACGACCAAATACCCAGACCACAGCCATACTCTGCCAGACAAACAGCACCATAAACAGGATGGGCAAATAGTCATAAATTGCATAAGGTAAATAATCAAGTTGCCCCAGATACTGAATCAGGCTTTGCAATAGCGCAATATGCGTATCCAGAATCAGCCATAAGATAGTCGGTACCAGCATTAATCGTGGATTATTGGTACGCTGTGACAGGAATATGCCGACAATTAAGGCCAGAAAAGGCCATAAGGCATAACTCACCAGTCCTTGAGAATTAAACTCGCCAGTTTCACCAGCAGTCAGCCAGCTAAATAAAGTATTGGCCAGCCCTCCCAGTACGCCCCAGACAATAAACTGAAGGATTGAAGGCCGCACAGCAGCCAGTGCGCGACGAGAACCTAAAAATAACCACATCCCGGCAATCTGATTGCTTTGAAAATCATGCCAAAAATTAATCGATGGTTTGAGGTTAATCATAGGATGTCTGGGAAAATGATATTTTTTTAAAGGCCTAAACAGTTTAGGCCTGAGATAGAATTTAGCAATGCCACTTTCTAACTATATAACAAAACTTTGCTTAATATTGAAGCTGTTACCAAATAGTTTTAATCAGGCAGATAAAAGTAGGCATCGAAGCGGCAGGCGTCGCCTAACCATTGATGATCAGGTGTTTGTTCGGCTAGAAATCCTGCATGACGTGGCCGTTTTACTATGACCCGTTTTGCAACTGCTTGTGCAAGAGATAAAAGTCTATCTCCCAAATCCATCTCTCCCTGTTCAGGCAACAGCATATGTAAAAGCTGCATCTGTTTTTTAACTTGGGCCTGTTTTTTATGGTCCTGCTGATTCTGGTCACGCTGTGGAAACATCGGATCAAGATAAACAACGTCTATCCTGTGCTGTCGAGCTGTTTGCTGACGCAAATAATCAGCAGAGTCGGCAAAAACCAGTTTAATCCTTGCTGCGGCTGAGTTCAGGAATGCATCAGTTTGTGCCTGGGCCAGACTTTCTTCCAGCAGCGTAAATAGAATGGGATGACGCTCGACTAAAGTGACTTCTGCACCCAAATGGGCCATCAGCAAGCTGTCATGCCCCAAACCGGCAGTGGCATCAATCAGTTGCGGCTTTTCTCCCAGTTGGCAGGCGCGGGCAAGCATTTCCGACTTTAAACTGGCACGCTTTAAACGTGGAATTTCAGCTTTCCAGTCTGGTTGCATTTTCATGCCATTTGCACATAGCCATAAACCCTGCGCGTTTGTACATAAAGCAAGTTCCGGATTCAGGCGTAAAAAACGGCTATTGATTTTCTCAACTGTTTCTATACCTAAATTTATACCTCGTGAACCAAGCACAGCAGCGTAGTGCTGTGCTTGATCCTCATATTCAGCTTCACAAAATAAGCGCATGGCTTACCATAATCTCCAGCCAGTAAAGGCAAATAACAGGATCAGTAATCCGGATGCGATCCGGTACCAGGCAAAGATCATGAAATCACGCTTGGCCACATAAGCGACTAAAACACGAATCAGGAACAATGCTGAAATAAAGGAAACTAGAATCCCCCAGCCGATTACCAACCAGTCAAAATTACTTTCCAGTACATCATAACTTTGATACAGATCTAAAAGACCGGCTCCGATAATGACAGGAATACCGAGAAAGAAAGAGAATTCGGTTGCCGATTTACGTGACAGACCCAACATCATGCCGCCAATAATTGTTGCGCCTGAGCGCGAAGTGCCCGGAATCAGTGATAAGATCTGAATCAGGCCAATCCAGATTGCCTGTTTGATACTGATATTCTCAACTTCAGGTGCATTGACTTTAGGTGGATTCTTTTCTATCCATATAATAATCAGGCCACCAACAATCAAACCAATTGCTACTGCCACATCATTAAATAGAAGCTCTTTAACCTGCTGACCAAACGTCAGACCCACCAGTACAATTGGAATCGAGGCCAGAATCAGCCCAAAGCCCAGACGGCGACCTTTTTCTTCGCCCGTGATCATACCTGTGGCAGCGTCCCATAGACGCGACCAGTATTCATAAATCACTGCCGCGATTGCCCCCATCTGGATGGCAATTACAAAGACTGCACTTTTTTCTTTAGTCCAGAAATCCATTAACTCTGAGGCCAGAATCAAATGTCCAGTACTTGAAATCGGAAGGAATTCAGTGATTCCCTCAACAATACCCATGATGGCTGCTTTAAATAGCAGTAAAAGATCCATACCGTATTCCTAATTATGCTTTACCTTGTTCTGGTATTTTTTTCCACGCATTGTCACGCAAGTAGACTGGTAAAGCCTGCTCGGCACTTAACCACTCGGCTTTTAATGCCTGTACTCGTGCGATCGCTGCAATATCTTGGGCTGTTGCCGTAATCTGCTGGTAGTTTACCTGTGCTGTATCAACTAAGGCTGAACCAGAACCCACCAGTGGAAACTGGACAGCTTGTCTGGCAGTCTCATAATCAAGTAGCTGTTCCTCAGCAACTGGCCGCATAATATGCTGTTCATCTAACTGAAAACTGCCTATATAAACTTCCTGCATCCGTGCATCCAGTACGGCACTCACCTCTTTGAGGCCCGTCAGACGATAGGCTGCCTGAGCCAGTGCCTGTAAGGTTGATACGGGAATGACTGGCAAATCGTTGGCCCAAGCCAGTGCCTGGGTGACTGCAGCATTAATGCGTACGCCGCTGAATGAACCTGGTCCACGGCTAAACGCTATTGCGGATAACTGCTCCAATTGCAGTGAAGTTTGCTGCAATCCCTTTTCAATCATAGGTAGTATCATTTGTGTCTGTGCTTTAGTACGCTCATCCAGCTGAAAGAACAGCTCCTGAATGTCATCTACTATGGATACGGAACACTGCTCGTTGGCAGTTTCCAATGCCAGCAATTTCATGCACAACCTTAAATAAAATCAGTTAAAAATTGTTGGCTATCATACTCCACTCATGTTTCAGTGGCGAGGATTTCACAGAGCAAATACAAAAAAGCCAAGTCTATACTTGGCTAAATTTTCGTCTTTCAGATTCCGTTAAAGTTTAACTTCTTCTAGGTGTGTAAACCGCTTAAAATGTTCTGCATAATGTAGTGCGCTGAAACGGATATGCGCTGCAACCTGCTCATCCACCTGTTTCACGACTTTTCCAGGTGACCCCATAACAACTGAGTTGTCTGGAATAATTTTACCTTCTGGAATCAATGCATTAGCACCAATAATACAGTTTTTACCAATCACTGCATTATTTAAAATTACAGAATTAATTCCAATTAATGTATTGTCTCCAATGGTGCAGCCATGCAGCATGGCTTGATGACCAATCGTAACATATTGCCCGACATTCATCTCGATGCCGGCATCAGTATGTAATACTGCATTTTCCTGCACATTGGTATAATCACCAAGGTGAATTTTAGAATTATCTGCACGGATCACCGCTCCAAACCAGATGCTGACCTGCTGCCCCATTTCAACCTGACCAATCACTGTGGCGTTGTCTGCTACCCATCCATCCCAAGGCTGCTGTAAAGCTTTAGGCGCGTGCCCTTCAAATTTATATAACATGTTTCTATTCCCTGTTTGTTTTAGTCAGTATTTTCTAGCCTGAAAAGTAGGCGAGTTCAACAAGAATGGCCATTCTTTTTTATAATTTAAGCCATATTTAAACAGCACAATTAACATTCGGGCAGTTAGGCCCCAAATAATTTCATTATTAATCCGCATACTGGGAAAATATAATGATTGATGCGCATAGTGAACCTCATAAGGTACAGGAGGTGCATGCATCAGTTCGTCTAATGAAACATAAAAAATCCGGTCGATTTCAGAAGGCTGCGGATTGAGCTCCAACCCGGCCGGAATAAGTCCAACTACCGGTTTAACCAACATGCCATTACGCGCACGATGCATAGGTAAATCGCCTATCAGCTCTACTTCAAACGGGTTAAGGCCAGTTTCTTCCTGAGCTTCCCGTAGTGCAATCACAATATTGCTGGTATCTGTCGCATCCCGTTTCCCGCCTGGAAACGAGACTTCACCTGCATGACTGTTCAGATAGGCAGAACGGCGTGTTAGCAGCACTTTCGGATCAGGCTCATTGGTAATAGCAATTAGGACTGCGGCATGGGCAGGCTGTATACGTCTTGAAAACCGCAAGCGTTGTTGCAGAAGTTGTATGAGTGAATGATCATCCATGCCATTACCTTATCTTCGCTCTTTTATTCTATTTTCATCATAGCTGAAATTGTCGGGCTTGACATACAAATGATGCGAAAGCATAAAATTTCGGTTATGCTGAATGCCACCTCTCCTGGCGTTAATGTATATGAATTTCTGCATCATTTGTGGGCATGAGACAACTGAAAAAATTCCTTTAGGCGATCATCAAATTCGTCGTGTCTGTGTTCAATGTGGAAATATACATTATGAGAATCCGAAGGTAATTTGTGGAGCTTTAGCACTTTGGGAAGATAAAGTCCTGCTTTGTCGCCGCGCTATTGAACCGCGTTACGGACTCTGGACACTGCCAGCTGGCTATATGGAATTATTTGAAACCATGGAACAGGGTGCAGCACGTGAAACCCGTGAAGAAGCTGAAGCTGAAATTCATATTGAACAGTTATACTGTATGTATAATATTCCACGAATCGGGCAGATCTATGTGCTGTTTAAAGCTAACTTAATTGATGGTACATTTGGAGCGGGTGAAGAAAGTATTGAATGTCGTCTCTTTGATGAACATGAAATTCCCTGGACTGAATTAGCTTTTCCGAGTGTCGAGCGGACTTTACGTCATTATTTTGAAGACCGGAAAAATAATTCTTTTATTACCCATCTTGAAACTATTGGTACGCGTATAGATCACACCGGCTAATATAAAATATAATAAAAAGACCAGAACAAATTAATATTACTCTGGTCTTTTATAGAACTTGATTCATATAAATACAAATCATTTGATGTCAGAATTTTATTTAGTTTTAACCTGATAACAGTCTGGCAAAGTCATTTCTATTTTTCCGCCCGCCAGCTTTGCCAGATTTAAATCAGCCTGTGTGACTTCTTTTTTAGTTGGATCATTTTCAGTCTTTTTCTGGTTTGCATTATTAAAGGTATTCTGGAAGCTTGCTAATGTATTGGCCCATTGTACAGCTTCTCCTGCAGAGTCCGTAAAGCGAATTGACCTGTTACCGTTTAATAGTCCACCAAGCTGTATCCTTGCTCCCCCAACAGAAAGTATTTCACCATTTTCTGCGAGCTGCAATTTGACATTCATTCCCACTAATGCACCATTGATATTATTAAAAGTATCATTGGCTAAAATCATGCGTACAGAAATAGAATTATCATTAGTAAATACGCGGGCCGTGGTTCCTAAACGATACTGTTGCACTCCATAATTATCTATTAATTCCGGGCTGATACTATCTGAATTACATAAAGCCGTAGACATATCTGATGCAGTTGCATTTGGCCGGATATTAGTTCGAATATCTCCATTGGCATCTACTACAATGCCGAGTTTAATATTATTGACCGAAGTATCATTAAACTTGAAGGTCAGATCAGCATAAAGTGGAAAAATATAATTTTCGCCTACACGGCTATTATTAATAGACTTGAAGACTTTTTTATCCAGATAAGTAATATGGTAGATTTTGTACAGGTCCATAGGTCCTTGAAATAACTCACCGGCTACCTCCTGCTGCCAGTGGCCTAAATCATTTTTATCTGCTTCTGTAATCGTTGTTTTTCTGGTAATTTTTTTATAGAACTTTTCTTGCCCGGCCATAATACTGTTATTAAGTAGTTTACCTTGAGTAATCAGTAAATCCTGAGAGTTCTGTTCACTGACTTTAAATGTAAAAGGCTGATCTATTCTCTTAGTAAGTGGATTAATCCAGTGGTCCTGTGGTTCCGCAGTGATTCTCACTGGCCTGGTAGAGGTAATAAGTTCCAGATTAGCACCGATAACTGCAGATGTAGCTTTAGTAACACCTCCCTTCCATTGAATGCCACTCCCAAGAGTGTAGCCCTGCCGGTCAGTAATCAGCATAAAATGACCTAAAGCACGTTTAATAGAAATATCATTTAAGTCACAAACTGGTTTATTACACCCTACCATGCCTTCTGAGCCGGCATTACTTGCTATTTGATCAATTAAATTCGTTGGAAAGACGGCAAATTCAGGTTGGTAAACTGCAGAATTAGCAATATTGACTAATTTATTTAGCGCAATAAAAGCATCTTGATCTGTAATTTGTGAAACATCCAGCCATGGGCGAATCAATTCAACATATCTTTTACTGACAATATCTTCGGCAGTCACTGAGGTAGAAATTTTTTCCAGATTTTGTCTTACTGCATCTGTAATATAAAGTGCCTGGATATCCGTAGGCACTTCAATTCTTTGTTCTTTGAGTGCCAATGCCTGAATAATTTTAACCAGCTCTAAGGCAACTTTCACGGTAGGATCACTCTGCTGAAGCATTTTAGCATCTTGCCCGGTTATTCCAGCAGCAAGATCAAGCAAGGTCAAACGAGGAACCGTACCAATTGTATCGGATGAACTAATTTTATTGAGGTCTACTTCACCCAGACTAATTTTTCTGTCATCACTGCCCATCATAAAGAATTTTGCCTTATCGCCTGTACGGCAAGTTCCTGTAACTACAGAGTTGGCAAAATCCATTAAAGTTATAAACGTATTATTGGCGTCACTACTACAGGTAAAATTCAGACCATCAACGGGATAATCTAAAATAAATTCAGTACACCCTTCATCATTTGCTTTACATGTTCCATTGACATACGTCATCGTATCTTTTTC harbors:
- the filF gene encoding putative pilus system protein FilF — its product is MKNKYLLPFTMTALMAALSGCGGESANIIPEKDTMTYVNGTCKANDEGCTEFILDYPVDGLNFTCSSDANNTFITLMDFANSVVTGTCRTGDKAKFFMMGSDDRKISLGEVDLNKISSSDTIGTVPRLTLLDLAAGITGQDAKMLQQSDPTVKVALELVKIIQALALKEQRIEVPTDIQALYITDAVRQNLEKISTSVTAEDIVSKRYVELIRPWLDVSQITDQDAFIALNKLVNIANSAVYQPEFAVFPTNLIDQIASNAGSEGMVGCNKPVCDLNDISIKRALGHFMLITDRQGYTLGSGIQWKGGVTKATSAVIGANLELITSTRPVRITAEPQDHWINPLTKRIDQPFTFKVSEQNSQDLLITQGKLLNNSIMAGQEKFYKKITRKTTITEADKNDLGHWQQEVAGELFQGPMDLYKIYHITYLDKKVFKSINNSRVGENYIFPLYADLTFKFNDTSVNNIKLGIVVDANGDIRTNIRPNATASDMSTALCNSDSISPELIDNYGVQQYRLGTTARVFTNDNSISVRMILANDTFNNINGALVGMNVKLQLAENGEILSVGGARIQLGGLLNGNRSIRFTDSAGEAVQWANTLASFQNTFNNANQKKTENDPTKKEVTQADLNLAKLAGGKIEMTLPDCYQVKTK